One genomic region from Xenopus laevis strain J_2021 chromosome 2L, Xenopus_laevis_v10.1, whole genome shotgun sequence encodes:
- the fundc1.L gene encoding FUN14 domain-containing protein 1B (The RefSeq protein has 1 frameshift compared to this genomic sequence), with protein MSKKSTNIFTCSGAQHKWIQVVNIDGNIFSIYVCFFVCFFFYLEPSSDDESYEVLDLTEYARRHHWWNRLFGRNSGPLTEKYSVATQIVIGGVSGWCAGFLFQKVGKLAATAVGGGFLLLQIASHGGYIQIDWKRVEKDVNKAKRKIKKEANKTPEINTVIEKSTDFFKKNIVVSGGFVGGFLIGLAS; from the exons atgaGCAAAAAGAGTACAAACATATTCACTTGTTCAGGAGCACAGCACAAATGGATACAGGTAGTTAATATAGATGGTAACATTTTCtcaatatatgtttgtttttttgtttgtttttttt atttagaacccAGCAGTGACGATGAATCATATGAAGTGTTGGACTTAACAGAGTATGCCAGACGTCACCATTGGTGGAACCGCTTGTTTGGGCGTAATTCAGGGCCACTTACAGAAAAATATTCTGTAGCTACACAAATTGTAATTGGAGGCGTGTCAGGCTG GTGTGCTGGATTTCTGTTTCAAAAAGTTGGCAAACTTGCTGCAACAGCAGTAggtgggggtttccttctccttcag ATTGCCAGTCATGGTGGATATATACAAATAGACTGGAAGAGAGTTGAGAAAGACGTGAACAAGGCTAAAAGAAAGATTAAAAAGGAAGCAAATAAGACACCTGAAATTAACACTGTAATTGAAAAG TCTACtgacttttttaagaaaaacattgtTGTATCTGGTGGATTTGTGGGTGGGTTCTTAATTGGCCTTGCCTCTTAA